A segment of the bacterium genome:
AAGTGGCGCTTCAAGTCGAATTCATTCGACGCGCCACTTCAAGCCCTCGGCTTACAGCCGAGGGTCTAGCTGACTTCCGGGTTCAAACCCTTCGACTACGCTGCAAGCTTGCCTCCGCCGGGCGCACTCTACCGGTAAAAAACCTTTGGTAATCCCCCGGCTTTGCCGGGGGTACATGACAGAGCCGGGTTACGTGTTCCGTAGGGGGAACCATACCCGAAATCCGCCGCAAACGCCCTTCCGGTCGGGGCCGGCCGGTCAGCGGGTAACGTGGGGCGGCAAGTTCAACAGCAACACGGCTCCATGCAAAAAATAGCCCTCTCAATGCCTCGACCGGAGGCCGACCAGAACCAATCGCGGATTTCGGGTGTTGACAAGCGGGGTGAGTATTGATAAGTCGTGTGCACATACGTACATATGATCATGTGTTCATGCGTAAGAATGCCTGGAGGAGTTCATGAGTACGGGAAAACACGATGATCCATTAAAGAAGGTGATGGACAGGGACGATACCGAGGCGGTCCTTTACGAACTCGCCGAGACGTTCCGTGTCCTGGGGGACCTGTCGAGGGTTCGCATTCTCATGGCCCTGGTGGGGGTGGAGCTGTGCGTCCGGGACATCGCCCTGGGGCTCGAACTGACCGACTCGGCCGTTTCCCACCAGCTCCGCATCCTCCGCAACAGCCGCCTGGTGAAGTTCCGCAAGGACGGCAAGAACGTTCTTTATTCCATCAGCGACGATCACGTGCCCACCATTTTCCGTGAGGGGCTCGAACACGTAGAGGGTCTGTAATGTTCGATCAGTCATCACACTGCGCCCGGTGCTATGTGCGTCACCGTCATC
Coding sequences within it:
- a CDS encoding metalloregulator ArsR/SmtB family transcription factor; protein product: MSTGKHDDPLKKVMDRDDTEAVLYELAETFRVLGDLSRVRILMALVGVELCVRDIALGLELTDSAVSHQLRILRNSRLVKFRKDGKNVLYSISDDHVPTIFREGLEHVEGL